GACAAGACGGATGCGGTGAGGCTTGCCGCCATCATCAACCACCAGGGGCCGCCAATCCCGGCGAGGGTGGTATCGAAGGGCGCTCGCCACCGCGTTATCGCCGGCCCCTTCAACGACGTCAGAGATGCCAACGAGGCAATCAAGCGCTTGAAGGTCGATTTGGCAATAGACGGCACATTGATTGAGCCTGTCAAAGAAATCGTCGAGAGAAAGGAGGTGAAGAGACGATGAAGAAGAGTTTTTTGATGATCTCGCTGATGCTTGTTCTTGCTGTTCTTCTCGGGGCATGTGCAACAAAAGGCGACCTCGCGAAAGTTCAGTCGGACGAAATGATGACGCGTGCGAAGGCTGATCAGGCAGCGCAGGATGCGCAGGTTGCCAAGGCGGCGGCTGATGCGGCTACGCTAAGGGCGGAGGCTGCGGTAGCCCGCGCCGAAGATGCCCTGAAGAAGGCAGAGGAAAGAGAGAGGATAGCAGAGGAAAAGGCGAAGATGGCAGAAGAAAAGATACAGCTCGCAGACCAGAGGGCGCAGGCGGCTGACGACATGTTCCAGAGATCGATGAGGAAGTAAGCGATGGAAGGGAGGGGCTGCCAACGGCACCTCTCATGTCCGGGAAGGGGGGAGGCAGGGAGAGACCCTGCCTCCCCTGCTTCTGCCGTTCACGTCTTTCCCGATAATCAGCAAACCGTTATGAACGAACACGAAGGCGAGTATGAGTAAAAAGCCGAGCAGGAGAGGGGAGCATCGTTATCTTTTCCTCGCCTGCATCATGATACTGCCACTGCTCTTATGCGGATGCAGTCACCTTACTGAGGCTTCCAGGGCCGCGTCAGCCTTCAAAGAGGCGAACGACCTCTTCAGCCAGGGAAACTACCGGGCCGCTCTGACCAGATACGAACATATTATTGAACATTATCCCGCTGCGGGAGAGAGGGCTCTTTTCGAGATGGGCATTATTTACGCGTATCCCGGGAATGAGCGGAAAGATTATCAGAAATCCCTGGAATATTTTCAGAAAATCGTAAAGGAGCATCCGGAGAGCGGGTACAGGAAAGACAGTGAGATGATGCTCTTTCAAATCACTAATGTCACTCTCAAGGATAAGACGATTGCTGCGCAGCAAGCACAGATAGAGACTCTCCAGCAGGAGAGCAAGAGCAAGGGAAACGAGCTTATTGCCCTGCAAAAAAAGATCGAGGCGCTCGAACAGGAAGTTAAGAAGAAAGAGAGCGAGATCGTTGCCTTGCAAAGAGAGATTTTTGCTGTCCAGAAGGGACCGGCAGATAAGATCCTGATAGAGAAGAAGGCGCGGCGAATGACACTGTTCTCCAAAGATACGGTGCTCAAGACCTACAAAATAGCCCTGGGGGGAAACCCGGATGGTCCAAAAGAGAGACAAGGCGATAACAAGACCCCCGAGGGAACCTACACTATCGATTGGAGGAACAGGAACAGCGACTATCACCTGTCGCTCCATATTTCCTATCCGAACGAACAAGACAGAAAAAGGGCGAAAGAGCTCGGCGTCTCTCCGGGCGGAGATATCATGATCCACGGCATCAAGAACGGTCTGTCGTGGGTCGGTGGTCGCCACACGGAGATTGACTGGACAAAGGGCTGTATCGCCGTTACCGATGAGGAAATCGAGGAAATTGACAGGCTGGTGCCCAATGGTACGGTTGTCGAGATAATCCCATAGGAGTTTCATAAGGTGCCGTTCTGCCGATCAACCTCGCGTATCGGTCAATGTCTCTTCGATATAAAGTCCCGCCGGCAGTGATTCTCCGAAGATGCTCTTCTCATCCTCCCAGCCGAGGGGGACCGCTTCCCGTATCTGGCCGAGAGAGCGTTCGGCCCAGGGAAAGGCGGAGAGGCGCTCGATGACGCGCTCGCGGAGGGGTGCATCGATATCCCTGCTCCGGTCGCCGGTCATGCGCGCCATCTGGGTCAGGGCATACACGGCATCATGGGGCCGCGCCCACTCTTCTTTCAGTATGGCCTCTATCCACTGTTCCGCCGTCTCCCGCGGCACGACCCTCTCGACAGGGCCATGGAAGGGCACCCGGGCGCCGAGGCGGGAGAGTATCCAGAAGTAGTGCCCTGCTGCCCTGCCTTTCCACCGTTTGGAAGATCCGAGCAACTCATTCCCGAGCTCTGTCTTTATCCCGGGCGGGAGCCGTTCGAGGCTTGCTGCGAGCATCCACATCTCGGTGACGACCGCTTCGGGCTGCTTCGGCGCCCCCTGTCTTTTGCGGGAAGGGAGGAGCCAGGGAGCGATGCGCTTGAAGAGCACGTCCTGCTGCGCGTCGTTGAGCCCGCCTGCGCTCCGCCGCCACATGATCCACCACTCCGCAGCGCACTGCACGTCGTTGGGGAACTGGACGCCCTCGGAGATGAGCTTCCAGAGCTCTTCGATGCGCCAGTCGTCGAGCTCGTAGCCGAAGCCGGGCCGCAGGAGGAACCCCGAGAGGCTGAGCCACCGCGCCTCGTGACGGGGAGTCGTCCGCCGCCGCTCCCTGACGGCGATGAGGTGGTCCCACATCTTACGGATAGCGGCGAGGGGCCAGTCGTTCCGGTCGAGCTCGAGTAACGCCTCTATCTTCTTTACCACATTCCCGGGCGTCACGTCCGAGGGCTCGCGGGGAGAGCTCAGGAACGCCTGCTCTACGAGGTCGAGGGCGCTGTTCACCGCTGTATCGGTAAGCGTATGGGTCTCCGCCATCGTTTGCTGCGACGGGGCCTGGAGCGCATCCTCCATGCGGAGCTGGAAGGCGAGCTTCCAGCGGTGGGGCGTCTTCTTCGATTCGCACCAGAGGTCGAGAGTGCCGAACTCGTTGAGCCGGATTCCCAGTGAAACGGGTATTCTGACCCTGCCGGCGCTCTTGCCGAAGTGGAGCACGGTCCTGACCGGAGGGAGCTCGACGAACTCGTCTCTTTCAGCAGTGATCACCTGCCCGGGCTCATCGCCGACGCGGTAGCTCGAAGCATAGAGCGTGAAGCTCACCGGGCTGTTGGTCATGACCTGGAACTCCGGGCTGGAGAGATGCAGCTCCCCTCCTTCCTCGAACCCTCTCGGAAGAACGCAGACAGCCGTGACCGGGTTGACGAGCTGCGCATCCGCCCGTTCGCCGGCCCGCTCCACGCCGATGTAGTATGCCCGTGCTGTTCCCGCTGCGATCCGCCGGCCTCTGCCTTCGCGCACCGCGGCGTAATAAGCGGCGCCGATCGCGACCGCCTGGTCGAGGGTATCGTTTTCGAGTACCTGCACTCTCCACTCACCATCGGAGAACCAGTGGGTGATCACGTCGACCGCCTGCTCCCTGATCACCGGGGACTTGAAGACGCCTCCGTTGAAGAGGAGCATGTCGGGACGAACCACCGCCTCCCCGCTCCGGCTGTCGATTACCCGGGGCAGTTCCTTGCTCCCCGCATGCCGTTTCAGGAAGGACGAGAGGTGGCGCATGACAGCGGTATCAGAGACGAAGGGCAGGCCGAGCTCCTGCAGCCCCGTTGCCCTGCCCCGCTGCACCGGCTCGTCGAGTTCGACCTTTTTGAAGAAGCCTTCGATTATAGTATCTCTGACTTCCGCTGCGGTCAGCTCGGTCCTGAGCAGCTCTCCCACCACCCTGCGTCCTCTCCCGAGAATGGTGACCGGCACGCTCTCCCGCTGCCCCTGGCCGAGGAGCTCCTCTTTCGCCTCCCGGCACTGCTGGACAGCGGAGAGCCACTGCTGGTAATCGAACCGGCCCGAGCCGCCCGTGACCTTCTTCTCGATTCCGCGGGCGAGGGCGAGGTCCATATTGTCGCCGCCGAGGAGGAGGTGGTCGCCTACCGCAACGCGGCGGAAGACCGGCGCCCCTGCTTCCTCGTGTATGGTTATGAGCGTGAAGTCGGTCGTCCCGCCGCCCACGTCGAAGACGAGGATGAGCGCTCCGGGACGTACGGTATCGCGC
The genomic region above belongs to Nitrospirota bacterium and contains:
- a CDS encoding Lpp/OprI family alanine-zipper lipoprotein — encoded protein: MKKSFLMISLMLVLAVLLGACATKGDLAKVQSDEMMTRAKADQAAQDAQVAKAAADAATLRAEAAVARAEDALKKAEERERIAEEKAKMAEEKIQLADQRAQAADDMFQRSMRK
- a CDS encoding L,D-transpeptidase family protein, coding for MSKKPSRRGEHRYLFLACIMILPLLLCGCSHLTEASRAASAFKEANDLFSQGNYRAALTRYEHIIEHYPAAGERALFEMGIIYAYPGNERKDYQKSLEYFQKIVKEHPESGYRKDSEMMLFQITNVTLKDKTIAAQQAQIETLQQESKSKGNELIALQKKIEALEQEVKKKESEIVALQREIFAVQKGPADKILIEKKARRMTLFSKDTVLKTYKIALGGNPDGPKERQGDNKTPEGTYTIDWRNRNSDYHLSLHISYPNEQDRKRAKELGVSPGGDIMIHGIKNGLSWVGGRHTEIDWTKGCIAVTDEEIEEIDRLVPNGTVVEIIP
- a CDS encoding Hsp70 family protein, giving the protein MHSGHHARYRIGIDLGTTNSALSFIDAEQGGDKGIERFSIPQLAGEGIIQELPVLPSFLYLPGEYELPPGSIALPWEKESTRIVGMFARIQGARVPANLVASAKSWLSHSRVDRKGPILPWGRETAARRVSPVEASSLYLRHLKDAWNYAVAQGDARRALEEQQLVVTIPASFDESARELTAEAAQMAGLRHFTMLEEPQAAFYSWLAAHEQDWRDTVRPGALILVFDVGGGTTDFTLITIHEEAGAPVFRRVAVGDHLLLGGDNMDLALARGIEKKVTGGSGRFDYQQWLSAVQQCREAKEELLGQGQRESVPVTILGRGRRVVGELLRTELTAAEVRDTIIEGFFKKVELDEPVQRGRATGLQELGLPFVSDTAVMRHLSSFLKRHAGSKELPRVIDSRSGEAVVRPDMLLFNGGVFKSPVIREQAVDVITHWFSDGEWRVQVLENDTLDQAVAIGAAYYAAVREGRGRRIAAGTARAYYIGVERAGERADAQLVNPVTAVCVLPRGFEEGGELHLSSPEFQVMTNSPVSFTLYASSYRVGDEPGQVITAERDEFVELPPVRTVLHFGKSAGRVRIPVSLGIRLNEFGTLDLWCESKKTPHRWKLAFQLRMEDALQAPSQQTMAETHTLTDTAVNSALDLVEQAFLSSPREPSDVTPGNVVKKIEALLELDRNDWPLAAIRKMWDHLIAVRERRRTTPRHEARWLSLSGFLLRPGFGYELDDWRIEELWKLISEGVQFPNDVQCAAEWWIMWRRSAGGLNDAQQDVLFKRIAPWLLPSRKRQGAPKQPEAVVTEMWMLAASLERLPPGIKTELGNELLGSSKRWKGRAAGHYFWILSRLGARVPFHGPVERVVPRETAEQWIEAILKEEWARPHDAVYALTQMARMTGDRSRDIDAPLRERVIERLSAFPWAERSLGQIREAVPLGWEDEKSIFGESLPAGLYIEETLTDTRG